The following coding sequences are from one Limnobacter sp. SAORIC-580 window:
- the dcd gene encoding dCTP deaminase gives MSIKSDKWIRRMAESTGMIEPFEPGQVRYAGDKRIVSYGTSSYGYDIRCADEFKIFTNINSTIVDPKNFDEKSFVDFKGDVCIIPPNSFALARTVEYFRIPRNVLTICLGKSTYARCGIIVNVTPFEPEWEGYVTLEFSNTTPLPAKIYAGEGCAQVLFFESDEVCETSYRDRGGKYQGQVGVTLPKT, from the coding sequence ATGAGCATTAAATCGGACAAGTGGATTCGCAGAATGGCTGAAAGCACGGGGATGATCGAACCCTTTGAGCCGGGCCAGGTTCGTTATGCAGGCGACAAAAGAATCGTGTCGTATGGCACGTCCAGCTATGGTTACGATATCCGTTGTGCCGACGAGTTCAAAATTTTCACGAACATCAACAGCACCATTGTTGATCCGAAAAATTTTGACGAGAAAAGTTTCGTAGATTTCAAAGGCGATGTGTGCATTATTCCGCCGAACTCGTTTGCCCTGGCTCGCACAGTTGAATATTTCCGGATTCCCCGCAATGTGCTCACGATTTGCCTGGGAAAAAGTACGTACGCGCGTTGTGGCATTATTGTCAACGTCACGCCTTTTGAGCCTGAATGGGAAGGTTATGTGACGCTCGAGTTCTCAAACACCACGCCATTGCCTGCCAAAATTTATGCGGGCGAGGGTTGTGCCCAGGTGCTTTTCTTTGAAAGCGATGAAGTGTGTGAAACGTCTTATCGCGACCGTGGTGGCAAGTATCAAGGCCAGGTGGGCGTTACTTTGCCAAAAACCTGA
- a CDS encoding alpha/beta hydrolase, producing the protein MPKDELTFHKVASPAPKAGLAGVWSAPQVVLDSGGNLAVWAEQGLAQPLANRARQFPWLVLHGGPGGSLGASHVAPIRYAGLPWFGFDQRNSGLSEDLDLSVIDLQRFVDDALEVADRLNIPKFHILGGSWGGTLALAIAAYRPEQVASVVLRAPFLPMRPRVDAFFELLERLAPDYFAEHFGPGARTDFVCECFEVATPEHLLELSVAWNKLETALLTGKAGGFDSKRPFLSDVQELALVRKYRLQAHFLRHDCFLSPQDLLSLFSKISQSPWPMSIIQGMNDRVCPPGGSKLLSEIVVRSSLIELPGTGHLPDSAEMIKAISQEVSRHHLLV; encoded by the coding sequence GTGCCTAAAGACGAACTGACCTTTCACAAAGTGGCCAGCCCCGCGCCAAAGGCGGGGTTGGCCGGTGTGTGGTCGGCTCCGCAAGTGGTTCTGGATTCTGGCGGAAATCTCGCTGTGTGGGCCGAACAGGGTTTGGCCCAACCCCTTGCCAATCGCGCACGTCAATTTCCCTGGCTGGTACTTCATGGTGGCCCAGGTGGAAGTCTGGGTGCCTCCCATGTGGCACCAATCCGATATGCAGGTTTGCCCTGGTTCGGGTTTGATCAGCGCAACAGCGGTTTGAGCGAAGATCTCGATCTCAGTGTGATCGACTTGCAGCGTTTCGTCGATGATGCGCTCGAGGTTGCCGATCGGCTGAATATTCCGAAATTTCACATTCTGGGCGGGTCTTGGGGCGGTACTCTGGCTTTGGCGATTGCTGCATACCGGCCAGAGCAGGTCGCCAGCGTAGTACTGCGCGCCCCGTTTTTGCCCATGCGTCCGCGTGTGGATGCTTTTTTTGAGTTGCTGGAGCGACTTGCCCCTGATTATTTTGCAGAACACTTCGGACCCGGAGCCCGAACCGATTTTGTTTGCGAATGCTTTGAGGTCGCCACGCCCGAGCACCTTTTGGAATTATCGGTGGCCTGGAACAAATTGGAGACCGCTTTGCTGACAGGCAAAGCAGGGGGCTTTGACAGCAAAAGGCCCTTTTTAAGCGATGTTCAAGAGCTTGCATTGGTGCGCAAATACCGCTTGCAAGCGCATTTCCTGCGGCATGACTGCTTTTTGTCTCCGCAAGATCTTCTCTCTCTGTTCTCGAAAATTAGCCAGTCACCATGGCCAATGTCGATTATTCAAGGCATGAATGACCGAGTGTGCCCCCCGGGGGGTTCAAAACTGCTGTCGGAAATTGTTGTGCGTTCTAGCTTGATCGAGTTGCCCGGCACAGGGCATCTTCCTGATTCTGCTGAAATGATCAAGGCCATTTCGCAGGAAGTATCCCGTCATCATCTGTTGGTCTGA
- the apbC gene encoding iron-sulfur cluster carrier protein ApbC: MSVSTDTVRDALRSVIDPNLNKDFISAKLIKNIQVDGGDVSFDLELSYPGKSQLDGLRKAAIAAVRSQVPGVENVSVNATIKIQTHAVQRGLKPMPNVKNIIAVASGKGGVGKSTTAVNLALALVAEGARVGMLDADIYGPSQPTMLGITGRPQSDDGQIIDPMEGHGVQAMSIGFLIDEDTPMVWRGPMVTSALEQLLKQTNWKDLDYLIVDMPPGTGDIQLTLSQKVPVTGAVIVTTPQDIALLDARKGLKMFEKVGVPILGLVENMAIHVCTNCGHKEHIFGDGGGQKMAKDYNIHYLGGLPLDMRIRMQADSGKPTVVADPDGDLARTYKEIARKVAIRIAEQSKDMSLKFPSIVVQNT, encoded by the coding sequence ATGTCAGTGAGTACCGACACCGTACGCGATGCATTGCGTAGTGTCATTGACCCCAATTTGAACAAAGACTTCATCAGCGCCAAACTGATCAAGAACATTCAAGTAGATGGCGGCGATGTCAGTTTTGATTTGGAGTTAAGCTATCCCGGCAAAAGCCAGCTGGATGGTTTACGCAAAGCGGCCATTGCCGCTGTGCGTTCGCAGGTTCCAGGCGTTGAAAACGTCAGTGTTAACGCAACCATCAAAATTCAAACCCACGCCGTGCAGCGAGGTTTAAAGCCGATGCCCAACGTCAAGAACATCATCGCAGTTGCCTCTGGCAAAGGTGGTGTGGGCAAAAGCACCACCGCTGTGAACCTGGCCCTGGCACTGGTCGCAGAGGGTGCACGTGTGGGCATGCTGGATGCCGATATTTATGGCCCTTCGCAGCCCACCATGCTGGGCATCACCGGGCGACCACAATCGGACGACGGTCAAATTATCGATCCCATGGAAGGTCATGGCGTACAGGCCATGTCGATCGGTTTTCTGATCGATGAAGACACACCCATGGTGTGGCGCGGTCCAATGGTAACCAGTGCACTTGAACAGTTGTTGAAGCAAACCAACTGGAAAGACCTGGATTACCTGATTGTGGACATGCCACCTGGCACCGGCGATATTCAGCTGACACTGTCACAGAAAGTACCAGTGACTGGCGCGGTCATCGTGACCACCCCGCAAGACATCGCTTTGCTCGATGCACGCAAAGGCCTGAAAATGTTCGAGAAAGTGGGTGTACCCATTCTTGGCCTGGTTGAAAACATGGCCATTCATGTGTGCACAAACTGTGGTCACAAAGAACATATTTTTGGTGACGGTGGCGGCCAGAAAATGGCCAAGGATTACAACATTCATTACCTGGGTGGCCTGCCGCTCGACATGCGGATTCGCATGCAGGCGGATTCTGGCAAACCCACAGTGGTGGCCGATCCTGACGGCGATTTGGCGAGAACATACAAGGAAATTGCGCGCAAAGTGGCCATCCGCATTGCTGAACAGTCCAAAGACATGTCCTTGAAGTTTCCTTCAATTGTGGTGCAAAACACTTAA
- a CDS encoding rubredoxin, whose protein sequence is MKTYVCIVCGLIYDEAAGMPSEGIPAGTLWADVPADWLCPDCGVAKSDFEMVEV, encoded by the coding sequence ATGAAAACTTATGTATGTATTGTGTGTGGCTTGATTTATGACGAAGCCGCTGGCATGCCTTCGGAGGGCATACCAGCCGGTACACTGTGGGCCGATGTACCAGCAGACTGGCTTTGCCCGGACTGTGGCGTGGCTAAAAGCGACTTCGAAATGGTTGAAGTGTAA
- a CDS encoding DUF2804 domain-containing protein: MDLINAKGVPTWGRMSDLPSHVNWQQYDARNAMGAKRMAWQRRFLFKHFDFYGVLGQGFTFGCGMVRLGLLNSTFAYLHTAQGLHRIQFDLPLDVGFESDYKPIGQSTWNHPFKKNHQVLAMRTETSRSLNFRFGDSFHGQVSIDCRESETLALNTPVANTGFAYAQKSSGGAVTGHVHLNGVDYLINPEKDGCYHDWTAGFLRRETFWNWACASGRSAPGQPLLSLNVARGVNETSAHENVLWVNGQLNNLPLVLFEYERDNVHAPWRVYSQCGAVDLQFTPKGSIDDHRNLWVLASRFNQCFGEFRGTVTLKETGATYLLDGLMGWCEDHYAKW, translated from the coding sequence ATGGATTTGATCAACGCCAAAGGTGTTCCCACTTGGGGGCGAATGTCTGACTTGCCCAGCCATGTCAATTGGCAGCAGTATGATGCCCGCAATGCCATGGGCGCAAAACGCATGGCCTGGCAACGGCGATTCCTTTTCAAGCACTTTGATTTTTATGGTGTGCTGGGCCAGGGTTTTACATTCGGCTGCGGCATGGTTCGCCTTGGCCTGCTGAATTCAACATTTGCTTACCTTCACACCGCACAGGGTTTGCATCGAATTCAATTTGATTTGCCTTTGGATGTGGGCTTTGAAAGCGACTACAAGCCAATTGGTCAAAGCACCTGGAATCATCCATTCAAAAAAAACCATCAAGTGCTGGCGATGCGCACGGAAACATCACGTTCGCTGAACTTCAGGTTTGGTGATTCATTTCACGGCCAGGTATCCATTGATTGTCGCGAATCTGAAACCCTCGCTCTGAATACGCCTGTCGCCAACACAGGTTTCGCCTATGCACAGAAAAGCAGTGGCGGGGCGGTTACCGGCCATGTGCATTTGAACGGTGTTGATTACCTGATCAATCCAGAGAAAGACGGTTGTTACCACGATTGGACAGCCGGTTTTTTGCGGCGCGAAACCTTCTGGAATTGGGCATGTGCCAGTGGCCGTAGCGCGCCCGGGCAGCCTCTGCTTTCACTGAACGTGGCACGTGGGGTGAATGAAACCAGTGCCCATGAAAATGTGCTTTGGGTAAACGGTCAATTGAACAATCTGCCCCTGGTTCTTTTTGAGTATGAGCGTGACAATGTTCATGCACCTTGGCGAGTGTATTCGCAGTGCGGCGCTGTCGATTTGCAGTTCACGCCCAAGGGCAGCATTGACGATCACAGAAACCTGTGGGTGTTGGCCAGTCGGTTTAACCAGTGTTTTGGCGAGTTCAGGGGCACCGTTACTCTGAAAGAAACAGGTGCCACTTACTTATTGGATGGTTTGATGGGGTGGTGCGAGGACCATTACGCCAAATGGTAG
- a CDS encoding DUF445 domain-containing protein produces the protein MAAAGLFLAWFFQAAALWLMFNPKEFKGWRIPLFRKLGLHQLGLEGLGWQGLVPHQKSVMAEIAVRLMTHKLLPLDEMIKRIPAQGLSDRLTPPMQETADLACREVMLKHKPTLWESLPSFLQNSIIFRIRGIVPEVAKQIILDLQKKPAYYLSLKTLVLDVVTSKPFLVVDLFKSAGKDPMAYLIRFSLFAGFVVGVLLAGISLFGIQWYWLIVVGMVLGALANELALESLFFHPDHGTIRLGKFTGFFFRDQKHISELFAQTAAREVLTTENIVLALCRGPNAKNLSSLIDYHVQRVMDLESSGIKPLLVTILGAEQWVAIKRDAAKIFASKLEAHLMAARVYLNDALRIEEVIVERLSGLPAMEFEKALRPVFSRYEWMMPLIGAVWGAVLAGVLLILI, from the coding sequence ATGGCAGCAGCGGGACTTTTTCTGGCCTGGTTTTTCCAGGCCGCAGCACTTTGGCTGATGTTCAATCCAAAAGAATTCAAGGGTTGGCGTATTCCTTTGTTCAGAAAACTCGGTTTACACCAGTTGGGCCTTGAGGGCTTGGGCTGGCAGGGTTTGGTGCCACACCAAAAATCGGTTATGGCTGAAATAGCGGTGCGCTTGATGACTCACAAACTACTGCCCCTGGATGAAATGATCAAGCGCATTCCAGCACAGGGTTTGTCGGATCGCCTGACCCCGCCCATGCAAGAAACCGCAGACCTTGCATGCCGCGAGGTGATGCTGAAGCACAAGCCCACCTTGTGGGAGAGTTTGCCGAGCTTTTTACAGAACTCGATTATTTTCAGAATTCGCGGCATCGTGCCCGAAGTGGCCAAGCAGATCATTCTGGATTTGCAAAAGAAGCCGGCTTACTACCTGAGCCTGAAAACGCTCGTGCTAGATGTAGTGACCAGCAAACCATTTTTGGTCGTTGACCTTTTCAAGAGCGCAGGCAAAGACCCCATGGCTTACCTCATCCGTTTTTCCCTGTTTGCAGGGTTTGTGGTGGGTGTATTGCTGGCAGGAATTTCACTGTTTGGCATTCAATGGTATTGGCTGATCGTGGTGGGCATGGTGCTCGGGGCGTTGGCCAATGAATTGGCGCTGGAAAGCCTGTTTTTCCATCCAGATCACGGCACGATTCGTTTGGGAAAGTTCACGGGTTTCTTTTTCCGCGATCAAAAACACATTTCCGAATTGTTTGCGCAAACTGCTGCACGTGAGGTGTTGACTACCGAGAATATTGTGCTGGCACTTTGCCGTGGGCCCAATGCAAAGAATTTGTCATCATTGATTGATTACCATGTGCAGCGAGTCATGGACCTGGAGTCCAGTGGAATCAAGCCTTTGCTGGTGACCATTTTGGGCGCAGAGCAGTGGGTGGCCATCAAGCGCGATGCTGCAAAAATTTTCGCCAGCAAACTGGAAGCACATTTGATGGCAGCGCGTGTGTACCTCAACGATGCCTTGAGAATTGAGGAAGTGATTGTGGAACGGTTGTCTGGCCTGCCCGCCATGGAGTTTGAGAAAGCCCTGCGCCCGGTATTTTCCCGATATGAATGGATGATGCCCTTGATCGGAGCTGTATGGGGTGCCGTTTTGGCTGGGGTTTTACTGATTCTGATTTAA
- a CDS encoding DUF445 domain-containing protein has protein sequence MDWATIYADVQQNYLFYLSIPVVAAILGYVTKIAAVKMMFYPMKFVGIPPFFGWQGIVPRNALRMASIAVDTITTKLVSVNEVVSKLDSERLGKELEGPAMEVIETIIREVMSKHQPRLWESLPNFAQKKLIDRVKKDVPGVIASVMEDIKGNIDEILDLKALVIRILMKDKHLLNRIFQEVGREEFKFFGVSGLYFGFMIGVVQMVLWVLLKEPWILPVFGFLVGFISDWIALNILFEPKKPIPFGSYTIQGLFLKRQQKVAADYAKIIARDILTPQTIIGEMVAGPLSERVQKMVDERVREMVDSKASIVKPFVVMAVGAESFQRMKQDTSEMLMARLADVIMHAETYVQTSLDIENVVGKKMQAMTPLEFEGLLRPVFKQEEWILIMTGAILGGLVGEGQLMVMIKLGII, from the coding sequence ATGGATTGGGCAACTATTTACGCTGATGTTCAGCAGAACTACCTCTTTTACCTCTCAATCCCTGTAGTTGCCGCCATCCTTGGTTATGTCACCAAGATTGCCGCGGTCAAAATGATGTTCTATCCCATGAAGTTTGTGGGCATTCCTCCCTTCTTCGGCTGGCAAGGTATTGTGCCGCGCAATGCCCTTCGCATGGCTTCTATTGCAGTTGATACCATTACGACCAAGCTTGTGTCGGTCAATGAGGTGGTTTCCAAACTGGATTCAGAACGCCTGGGCAAAGAACTGGAAGGCCCTGCGATGGAGGTGATCGAGACCATCATTCGCGAAGTGATGTCTAAACATCAGCCCAGGCTTTGGGAAAGTTTGCCCAACTTTGCACAGAAGAAGCTGATTGATCGAGTGAAGAAAGATGTGCCGGGTGTCATCGCAAGCGTGATGGAAGACATCAAAGGCAACATCGATGAAATTCTGGATTTGAAGGCCTTGGTGATTCGTATCCTGATGAAGGACAAGCACCTGCTGAACCGGATTTTTCAAGAAGTGGGCCGTGAGGAATTCAAGTTCTTTGGCGTGTCAGGCCTTTACTTCGGTTTCATGATCGGTGTGGTGCAAATGGTTCTGTGGGTGCTGCTGAAAGAGCCATGGATTTTGCCTGTATTCGGTTTCCTGGTTGGCTTTATTTCAGACTGGATCGCACTGAATATTTTGTTCGAACCCAAGAAGCCCATTCCATTCGGCTCTTACACCATTCAGGGCCTGTTTCTCAAACGCCAGCAAAAAGTGGCTGCTGATTACGCAAAAATTATCGCTCGGGATATTCTGACGCCCCAAACCATTATCGGTGAAATGGTGGCAGGCCCGCTTTCTGAACGTGTTCAAAAAATGGTGGATGAGCGCGTACGCGAAATGGTGGACAGCAAAGCCAGCATTGTGAAGCCTTTCGTGGTGATGGCTGTGGGCGCAGAATCATTCCAGCGCATGAAGCAAGATACATCTGAAATGTTGATGGCCCGCCTGGCCGATGTGATCATGCATGCCGAAACTTATGTACAGACATCGCTCGATATCGAGAACGTGGTGGGCAAGAAAATGCAAGCCATGACACCGCTGGAGTTCGAGGGGCTGCTACGCCCGGTGTTCAAGCAGGAAGAATGGATTTTGATTATGACTGGCGCCATTCTGGGCGGCTTGGTGGGCGAAGGCCAGCTGATGGTGATGATCAAACTGGGCATTATTTAA